A stretch of the Clostridium botulinum genome encodes the following:
- a CDS encoding DUF6263 family protein produces the protein MKKKVVVLILMLYVCSILSGCIKIPIKLSINDKKGDSFKVEIDRNQKITSNFSGENSSVELKVREGFLCNVVNVDDIKDSDIKVTFDSMNFINNINVSDKLKKYVPNADEDLKKLSQAYSAFLGKSFKVKIAENGKVKKVMGIDELTMAVLKDLKDKSKEQDVKNFIKKEFSENALTAKIEKITLFYPEKRVSQNTQWRIRNTPSTKIPIQSVNEYVLKDSEDKTADISIKSEIKKNESAQPRNIGDVKLNFEDIKGNGSGNISVNLDKGIIKNTDIQSKYKGNIKIVSMDPNTGTQMIPITVEDKINVHVLNQ, from the coding sequence TTGAAGAAAAAAGTAGTGGTTTTAATACTTATGTTGTATGTATGTTCAATTTTATCAGGTTGTATCAAGATTCCGATAAAATTGTCAATTAATGATAAAAAAGGTGATTCGTTTAAGGTTGAAATAGATAGAAATCAAAAAATTACAAGTAATTTTAGTGGAGAAAATTCAAGTGTTGAGTTAAAAGTTAGAGAAGGATTTTTGTGTAATGTGGTTAACGTAGATGATATAAAAGATTCTGATATAAAGGTAACTTTTGATTCCATGAATTTTATTAATAATATTAATGTTTCAGATAAATTAAAAAAATATGTACCTAATGCAGATGAAGATTTAAAAAAACTATCTCAAGCATATTCAGCATTTTTAGGTAAAAGTTTTAAAGTTAAGATAGCGGAAAATGGGAAAGTTAAAAAAGTAATGGGGATAGATGAACTTACAATGGCTGTTTTAAAGGACCTAAAAGATAAAAGTAAAGAACAAGATGTTAAAAATTTTATAAAAAAGGAGTTCTCAGAGAATGCTTTAACTGCTAAAATCGAGAAAATAACATTGTTCTATCCTGAGAAAAGGGTTAGTCAAAATACTCAATGGAGAATAAGAAATACTCCATCTACAAAAATACCAATACAATCAGTAAATGAGTATGTTTTAAAAGACAGTGAAGATAAAACAGCAGATATTTCAATAAAGTCAGAAATTAAAAAAAACGAATCTGCTCAACCTAGAAATATAGGTGATGTAAAACTTAACTTTGAAGATATTAAAGGAAATGGTAGTGGAAACATAAGTGTTAATTTGGATAAAGGAATAATTAAAAATACAGATATTCAAAGTAAGTATAAAGGCAATATAAAAATAGTTTCTATGGATCCTAATACAGGTACACAGATGATACCTATTACTGTAGAAGATAAAATTAACGTACATGTATTAAATCAATAA